GATGATTTTTTTCAGCTCCGCCTTTGAAAGTTCGGTGAAAACCACAATGTCATCCACACGATTTAAAAATTCTGGGCGGAAGGTTTCTTTCAGTTTATCCCTAACCCGGCTTTCCATGGCTGCATAACCGTTTTGGCTAAATCCGATGGTATTGGCCTTGGCATTGGTGCCTACATTGGAGGTCATCACGATCACCGTATTATCGAAATGAACGGTTCGACCCTGATTATCCGTCAGCCGTCCGTCTTCTAGAATCTGCAACAACATGTTAAATACATCGGGATGGGCCTTTTCAATCTCATCAAGGAGAATCACAGAATAAGGCTTTCGTCGGACTTTTTCCGTCAATTGACCGCCCTGGTCGTAACCTACGTATCCCGGAGGGGCACCAATCAGTTTTGATACGGTGTGCTTTTCCATATACTCCGACATATCGATTCGAATCATGGCTTCTTCATCCCCGAAAAGCTCATGGGCCAGCGTCCTTACGGATTCGGTCTTACCAACCCCGGTAGGTCCTACAAAAATGAAGGACGCCGGTTTTTTAAGTTTTCGAAAGCCTGAACGGTTTCTTCGAATGGTCTTCGCAAGACTGGAAATACCTTTTTCCTGACCGATAACCCGTCGATGCATACGTTCTTCCAGATCCAGAAGCTTTTTCGCTTCCTCCTCCGTGATTTTTTGCACCGGAATTCTGGTCCAGGTTTCAATCACATAGGCAATATCCTCCACGGTGATTTCAATGTTTTCCGTTTCTTTACGGATTTTTTCGATTTTATCCAGCACCATCAATTCCTCGGCTTTGTACTCCGCTGCCTTTTCATAATCATTATGCTCCGCTGCAAACTCTTTTTTCTCCCGAAGGATCTCCAATTCTTCCTCTAGGGCCGCAAGCTCTACCAGTCCTTTGTTTTTCAGATTTGCCCGGGAGCCCGCTTCATCCAGAACATCGATGGCTTTATCCGGAAGATATCGGTCATTAATATAGCGTTCCGATAGTTTTACTGCGGCTTCAATCACAGCCTCGGAAACCTTCACACTGTGATATTTTTCATAGTAATCCTTTACGCCGCTGACGATTTCTATGCTGTCGGAAATATTGGGTTCCTCCACCATTACCGGCTGAAATCTCCGCTCTAAGGCGGCATCCTTTTCGATGTGTTTTCGGTATTCCTCCAAGGTGGTGGCCCCGATAATTTGGATTTCTCCCTTTGCCAGAGATGGTTTTAAAATATTTGCAGCATTCATGACGCCGCCGTGGACTTCCCCCGCCCCCATGATATTATGGACCTCATCAATAACCAATATTACATTTCCCAGATCATTGGCTTCTTTGACGATGGACTTCATTCTTCCTTCAAACTGTCCTCGAAACTGGGTTCCCGCTACGATGGCGGTGAGGTCCAATAAATAAATTTCTGTATTAAACAGCTTTGCCGGGACCTCTTTATCCACAATTCGCACCGCAAGTCCCTCGGCAATGGCGGTTTTTCCCACTCCCGGTTCACCGATTAAAATGGGATTGTTTTTATTTCTTCGATTCAGGATTTGTACCACTCGGTCGATTTCCCGGTGTCTTCCGATAATACGGTCTACTTCCCCATCATTGGCTTTATCCGTAAGATTGCTTCCGTAAAGATCCAGGAATTTCTTTTTCTTTTTAAAGGGATTTCCCATGGTCTTCTCTTTGCTTTTCGATTCCCCCTCGGAATAATTATGAGGATGCTCTTGTTGATTCAAGGGCTTTTCCTTTTCCGGTTTTTTTTCTTCCTTTTTCCTGGAAGGGTCTTTTTTATCGGAGTTCGGTTTGTTGGCGCCGTTTAGTAGCTTCATAAAGGGATTGTTTCCCTCTTCATTGCCCGCATCCTCACCGTCCTCTATATTATCAAACATATGGTTCATCTGTTCGATTAAGCCTTCCACTTCCTCTTCACTCATTCCGGTTTGCTCCATAATTTGATCTACGATGGGCAGACCCATTTTTTTCGCACAGGGAACACAAAGTCCCTTCATGCCCGAATCCTTTTCCTTCATATCCGCGGCAAAAATCACTGCTACATTTTTTTTACATACTGAACATTTTTTCAAGTTGATCATCTCCATATTTATTAAAATAGTAATATCAGTATAACTGATTTTATTTGTTATCGGTTTTAATTTATTAACACCTTCCAGCTTCTTAACTCTATTATAACAAACTTGTCAATGTTAGAAACCGTTTTATCTATTATACTTACCCAAATAAAAAAAATCTACCGGGATTGGTAGACTTTTTTTTAAGGTTTCACGTTTTATTTTAATTGCTGCCTTTTCCATAGTTCTTCCGGCTGCTTCGTCGTCCGCCGCGGTGGCTCGGTCGACCTTTTTTCGAGTTATTCCGATTCTGAGGCTTTTTAGAGCGCATAGGGGATTCAGCGGTCAATACATTTTCCACTTCCTTCGGCGCTTTCGTCGACAATTTCAGAGCCATGGCTAGAACCGTTTCCGCATCGTAGCGTTCTAATAGCTCTTTGGCTACTTTTCTTGCCTCCAATAAATCCGTATCTTCGATTTGATCCACGATTTTTTCTGCCGTAACTTCAAAGCCTTTTTTCGTTAACTGATCAAAACTCGGCATCGATTCTTTTACCACTTCCTTTTTGGTCTTCTCCTCGATCCGGGCTAAGAGTTCCATTTCCTTAGGGGTTACAAAGGTAAAGGCGATTCCCGTTTTTCCCGCTCTTCCCGTTCTTCCTACCCGGTGGACGTAACTTTCGGTATCCTGGGGTAAGTCAAAGTTGAATACATGGGTTACTCCGGTAACATCCAGGCCTCGCGCTGCAACATCCGTTGCAATCAAGAGCTCAATTTTGTTTTGTCGGAATCGCTGAAGCACTTTGCTTCTTTTTTCCTGACGCATATCTCCATGAAGACCTTCTGCTTTAAAGCCGTTGCTTCGAAGGGCTTCCGTCAGTTCATCCACTCGTCTTTTGGTCCGGCCGAAAATAATGGCGGACTCCGGCTGATGCTTAGTCAGTAAGGTGCAAAGCGCATTTAACTTCTCCGCTTCTTTTACCTTTACGTATCGTTGCTCTATGGTATCCACAGTCATCCCCTGGGATTTCACGGCGATGGACTG
The sequence above is drawn from the Isachenkonia alkalipeptolytica genome and encodes:
- a CDS encoding DEAD/DEAH box helicase is translated as MSNFKEFMVDEKILHALDKMGIVEPTDIQSQVIPHAKLDRDIIGQAQTGTGKTAAFGIPTIEKMLPDRKHPQAMVLAPTRELAIQVATEINRLSQFKKVNALAIYGGEPIDRQIKALKRNPEIIVATPGRFMDHMRRKTIRLEEMSVVILDEGDEMLNMGFIEDIETIFKELPTERQTMLFSATMPNRLKKIGERFMNNPQSIAVKSQGMTVDTIEQRYVKVKEAEKLNALCTLLTKHQPESAIIFGRTKRRVDELTEALRSNGFKAEGLHGDMRQEKRSKVLQRFRQNKIELLIATDVAARGLDVTGVTHVFNFDLPQDTESYVHRVGRTGRAGKTGIAFTFVTPKEMELLARIEEKTKKEVVKESMPSFDQLTKKGFEVTAEKIVDQIEDTDLLEARKVAKELLERYDAETVLAMALKLSTKAPKEVENVLTAESPMRSKKPQNRNNSKKGRPSHRGGRRSSRKNYGKGSN
- a CDS encoding ATP-dependent Clp protease ATP-binding subunit; the protein is MKKCSVCKKNVAVIFAADMKEKDSGMKGLCVPCAKKMGLPIVDQIMEQTGMSEEEVEGLIEQMNHMFDNIEDGEDAGNEEGNNPFMKLLNGANKPNSDKKDPSRKKEEKKPEKEKPLNQQEHPHNYSEGESKSKEKTMGNPFKKKKKFLDLYGSNLTDKANDGEVDRIIGRHREIDRVVQILNRRNKNNPILIGEPGVGKTAIAEGLAVRIVDKEVPAKLFNTEIYLLDLTAIVAGTQFRGQFEGRMKSIVKEANDLGNVILVIDEVHNIMGAGEVHGGVMNAANILKPSLAKGEIQIIGATTLEEYRKHIEKDAALERRFQPVMVEEPNISDSIEIVSGVKDYYEKYHSVKVSEAVIEAAVKLSERYINDRYLPDKAIDVLDEAGSRANLKNKGLVELAALEEELEILREKKEFAAEHNDYEKAAEYKAEELMVLDKIEKIRKETENIEITVEDIAYVIETWTRIPVQKITEEEAKKLLDLEERMHRRVIGQEKGISSLAKTIRRNRSGFRKLKKPASFIFVGPTGVGKTESVRTLAHELFGDEEAMIRIDMSEYMEKHTVSKLIGAPPGYVGYDQGGQLTEKVRRKPYSVILLDEIEKAHPDVFNMLLQILEDGRLTDNQGRTVHFDNTVIVMTSNVGTNAKANTIGFSQNGYAAMESRVRDKLKETFRPEFLNRVDDIVVFTELSKAELKKIIDLMIWEVRREALEQNIELSVTEEVKDLILEKGYDQKYGARPLRRTVQRLIEDEIAEMFLKGIVTEGSKVEIYVEEGKLQFHVEQIKQPV